Proteins from a single region of Mytilus trossulus isolate FHL-02 chromosome 2, PNRI_Mtr1.1.1.hap1, whole genome shotgun sequence:
- the LOC134705881 gene encoding uncharacterized protein LOC134705881, protein MFADDTKLYRDIQTPNDIDIVQQDIDKLFRWCEKWLLRFHPDKCKVLPISTKQTKNQDGRYKMPTYDGAETTLDTVECEKDVGVNIDSELKFDKHIQTQINKTNQLVGLIRRSFKYLENKSFCLLFKALARPHLEYASSVWSPYKKKDIESVENVQRRSSKMLPNLKDLSYEDRLKLLKLPTLRYRRLRGDMIETYKILNHIYDERASSGIFTLSSGSTTRGHSLKLVKNKSRLDVRKYYFTNRAVEVWNCFPETIVTAKNVKTFERRLYKYWKEHPMIYDYTVD, encoded by the coding sequence ATGTTCGCAGAcgatacaaaattatatagaGATATACAAACCCCAAATGATATAGACATAGTTCAACAAGACATAGACAAGTTGTTCAGATGGTGTGAGAAATGGCTGTTACGGTTCCACCCTGATAAATGCAAAGTACTGCCAATATCCACGAAACAAACGAAGAACCAAGATGGGAGATACAAGATGCCAACATATGATGGTGCAGAAACAACTCTTGACACTGTGGAATGTGAGAAAGATGTAGGTGTAAACATAGATTCTGAGCTTAAATTTGACAAGCATATACAAACACAGATTAACAAAACCAACCAACTAGTAGGACTAATCCGAAGGTCATTTAAGTATTTAGAAAACAAGAGTTTCTGTTTACTATTCAAAGCACTAGCTAGACCCCATCTTGAGTATGCCAGCAGTGTTTGGAGTCCGTATAAGAAAAAGGATATTGAATCAGTTGAAAACGTACAAAGACGGTCTTCAAAAATGCTTCCTAACTTGAAAGATTTATCATACGAAGACAGATTAAAACTCTTGAAATTACCAACACTTAGATATCGTAGACTACGAGGCGACATGATCGAGACGTACAAGATTCTCAATCACATCTATGATGAAAGGGCATCAAGTGGTATTTTCACATTAAGTAGTGGTTCAACAACAAGAGGGCATTCATTGAAGTTAGTCAAGAACAAGAGCAGGCTGGATGTTAGAAAGTATTATTTTACCAACAGAGCAGTGGAAGTCTGGAACTGTTTTCCTGAGACAATTGTAACTGCCAAAAACGTTAAAACATTCGAACGaagattatataaatattggaaAGAACATCCTATGATTTATGACTACACAGTAGATTAG